The following proteins come from a genomic window of Paucimonas lemoignei:
- a CDS encoding Protein of uncharacterised function (DUF497), which yields MKTRIQFDAAKATRNFAKHRVRLADAEAVLYDPIALTVEDNDHDEQRWVTIGADGSGQILVVVYVYRDPNFIRLISARKAHPQEISQYRGA from the coding sequence ATGAAGACCAGAATTCAGTTTGACGCAGCCAAAGCCACAAGAAACTTCGCCAAGCACAGGGTTCGCCTGGCTGATGCCGAAGCTGTCTTGTACGACCCCATCGCGCTCACCGTCGAAGACAACGACCATGACGAGCAACGCTGGGTCACGATCGGGGCCGATGGCAGCGGGCAAATACTGGTTGTGGTGTATGTCTACCGCGACCCGAATTTCATCCGGCTGATCTCTGCAAGAAAGGCCCACCCCCAGGAAATCAGTCAGTACAGAGGTGCATGA